The following coding sequences lie in one Candidatus Neptunochlamydia sp. REUL1 genomic window:
- a CDS encoding tRNA-guanine transglycosylase, translating into MYVVIHGEVDHALREESCNFLRKLPFDGFAIGGSIGKSKGEMVSILTSLLPKLPDQAPNHLLGIADLESLENCVPLGIDTFDSSYPTKAARHGTLLTREGGMKIVRGQHSGEFQPIEAGIHLLYLSENYTRAYFHNISFNPQSPFYGEAQKKETGLI; encoded by the coding sequence ATGTATGTCGTGATCCACGGAGAAGTGGATCATGCTCTTAGAGAAGAGAGCTGCAACTTCCTTCGAAAGCTTCCATTTGACGGCTTTGCAATCGGAGGAAGCATAGGAAAGTCAAAAGGGGAGATGGTCTCTATACTGACCTCCCTCTTGCCAAAACTCCCTGACCAAGCCCCTAACCACCTCCTCGGCATCGCCGATCTAGAGTCATTAGAAAATTGCGTTCCCTTAGGGATCGACACCTTTGATAGCTCCTATCCCACCAAGGCAGCCCGCCACGGAACCCTCTTAACCCGAGAGGGAGGAATGAAAATCGTTCGAGGGCAGCACAGCGGTGAGTTCCAGCCGATTGAGGCAGGAATACACCTATTATACCTGTCAGAAAACTACACAAGAGCTTACTTCCATAACATTAGCTTCAATCCACAATCTCCATTTTATGGTGAAGCTCAAAAAAAAGAGACAGGATTAATATAA
- a CDS encoding family 1 glycosylhydrolase, with protein sequence MSQAHEEGVDIRGIYIWSLMKNFEWNLAWGHNFGTCDQEENLREGIKPLLSQALSIP encoded by the coding sequence ATAAGTCAGGCGCATGAAGAGGGAGTAGACATTAGGGGGATTTATATATGGTCTCTCATGAAAAACTTTGAGTGGAATCTGGCATGGGGTCATAACTTTGGGACCTGTGATCAGGAGGAAAATCTTCGAGAAGGGATTAAGCCTCTACTTTCGCAAGCTCTTTCGATCCCTTAA
- a CDS encoding acyl-CoA thioesterase — MEGKKPSDTSIHDHTYRIFPNDLNAQGTVFGGLIMAEADRLAHIVAERHSGRICVTASVDSILFHAPAGHGDNLIFKTSINRSWNTSMEVGVKIMAEERTTMNRKHIVSAYLTFVALDDHGKPAKVPPVLPVSEIEKRRFEEADLRRSNRISYKKELSSRRKL, encoded by the coding sequence ATGGAAGGGAAGAAACCATCAGATACGTCTATTCACGATCATACCTACCGGATCTTTCCCAATGATTTGAACGCCCAAGGAACTGTCTTTGGAGGGCTCATCATGGCGGAAGCCGATCGACTAGCTCATATTGTCGCTGAACGACACAGTGGGCGGATCTGCGTAACAGCATCGGTCGATTCAATTCTTTTCCACGCTCCTGCTGGTCATGGAGATAATTTGATATTTAAAACTTCAATTAATCGTTCATGGAATACCTCCATGGAAGTTGGGGTTAAAATTATGGCAGAAGAACGAACAACAATGAATCGAAAACACATCGTTTCAGCTTACCTTACTTTTGTCGCTTTAGATGACCACGGGAAACCTGCCAAAGTTCCCCCTGTTCTACCAGTTTCAGAGATTGAAAAGCGGCGGTTTGAAGAAGCTGATCTCAGGCGATCCAACCGCATCTCCTACAAAAAAGAATTGAGTAGTCGAAGAAAACTTTAA
- a CDS encoding BolA family protein: MIEANEIKDAILNTLDGATVELKNPQGDGLHFDAIVIASQFAGKSLVEQQRLVMGSLTGLFGSSLHAMSLKTYTPDEWEKVKP, translated from the coding sequence ATGATAGAAGCAAATGAAATTAAAGACGCGATCTTAAACACCCTTGATGGTGCAACTGTAGAACTTAAAAACCCTCAGGGAGATGGACTTCATTTTGACGCCATAGTCATAGCATCTCAGTTTGCAGGGAAGAGCTTGGTCGAACAACAACGTCTTGTGATGGGATCGTTAACTGGGCTGTTTGGCTCGTCACTCCATGCGATGAGTTTGAAAACATACACCCCTGATGAATGGGAGAAAGTAAAACCGTGA
- a CDS encoding malate dehydrogenase produces the protein MVKRIAVTGGGGQIAYSLLFRIASGELFGKDEPIALNILEIPQGVEALKGVVMELEDCGFPHLKEVKIGSDPEEVFGDVNVAILVGSKPRGPGMERKDLLEENGKIFVGQGKALNDAAAKDVTVFVVGNPCNTNCLIAMHNAPNIPRCQFHAMTRLDQNRAQYQLAKKAGVNVNKVEDIVIWGNHSATQVPDFINARIGGKKAMDAIKDRPWLEGEFMQTVQKRGAAVIAARGKSSAASAANAILDGVHAIFNPGPTFSSCICSDGNPYGVQEGLIFSFPCAMTSPGQVKVVDGFERDAFLKKKIALTEKELLEERDAVSHLLK, from the coding sequence ATGGTTAAGCGAATTGCAGTAACTGGTGGCGGTGGACAAATTGCCTATAGCCTCCTCTTTCGAATTGCGAGTGGAGAACTTTTTGGAAAGGATGAACCGATTGCTTTAAATATCTTGGAGATTCCTCAAGGAGTCGAAGCTCTTAAAGGGGTTGTCATGGAACTTGAAGATTGCGGTTTTCCTCATCTCAAAGAGGTGAAAATAGGAAGTGACCCTGAAGAGGTATTTGGAGACGTCAATGTTGCCATTCTAGTGGGATCAAAACCCCGAGGACCTGGAATGGAGCGAAAAGATCTGCTGGAGGAAAACGGAAAGATTTTTGTGGGGCAAGGGAAGGCACTTAATGACGCTGCGGCAAAGGATGTAACAGTTTTTGTTGTGGGAAACCCGTGCAATACAAATTGCCTTATTGCGATGCACAACGCTCCTAATATCCCTCGGTGTCAATTTCATGCGATGACTCGACTTGATCAGAACCGCGCTCAGTATCAACTTGCTAAAAAAGCCGGGGTAAATGTCAACAAAGTTGAAGATATTGTGATTTGGGGGAATCATTCTGCAACTCAGGTTCCTGACTTTATCAATGCTAGAATTGGGGGAAAGAAGGCAATGGATGCTATTAAGGATCGCCCATGGCTTGAAGGGGAATTTATGCAAACAGTCCAGAAGAGAGGAGCTGCGGTTATTGCTGCTCGTGGAAAATCTTCTGCTGCATCTGCTGCCAACGCTATTTTAGATGGTGTGCATGCTATTTTTAATCCGGGACCGACTTTTTCTTCTTGCATATGTTCAGATGGAAATCCTTACGGAGTTCAGGAAGGGTTGATCTTCTCCTTTCCTTGCGCTATGACAAGTCCTGGACAAGTTAAAGTTGTTGATGGGTTTGAAAGGGACGCTTTTCTGAAGAAGAAGATTGCCCTTACAGAAAAAGAATTGTTAGAAGAAAGAGATGCTGTTAGCCATCTCCTCAAATAA
- a CDS encoding citrate (Si)-synthase, whose protein sequence is MDDVLFQVTKDQLETGMRGYPVGYCMTSSVDPIKGLFYCGRPISELYKWEPERILYLLLHGKEGSSSDISTFSGELKNRAHCSSAVIKHIESLPRQGHPMKLFNAALLVLGMLEGQGNYKEDCMNLIAKLPHLVAAVVNYHAGWGETPPPSGELGYMESFARMLNVPNSDKTHLAEVFRLFNILHYDHGGGNLSCFVGKAIASGLEEMYGSICGAMCALAGPRHGKANQDCLTFVRSILDEVGENASASDVENLIRKRLEAKELVFGFGHAVLRAEDARATIFYDYAQEHFADHPLVKIAMLLRTEGLKVLKENPKISNPYPNVDAMSGTILTAAGFPHPEYYTVLFGLSRSVGIAIQTVYERLEARGGKGTPIVRPRYLYKGP, encoded by the coding sequence ATGGACGATGTCCTTTTCCAGGTGACCAAAGATCAACTCGAAACCGGGATGCGGGGGTACCCAGTAGGGTATTGCATGACATCTTCAGTCGATCCCATTAAAGGGCTTTTTTACTGTGGGCGACCTATTTCTGAGCTCTATAAATGGGAGCCGGAGCGTATCTTATATCTTCTGCTTCACGGAAAAGAGGGGAGTTCCTCAGATATTTCAACCTTTAGTGGAGAATTAAAAAATAGGGCCCACTGTTCAAGTGCTGTGATTAAGCACATTGAATCCCTTCCAAGGCAGGGGCACCCAATGAAGCTTTTTAACGCAGCCCTCCTTGTTCTTGGAATGCTCGAAGGGCAGGGGAATTATAAAGAGGACTGCATGAATCTCATTGCAAAACTTCCTCATTTAGTTGCTGCTGTGGTCAATTATCATGCTGGCTGGGGTGAAACACCTCCTCCAAGCGGCGAGCTGGGCTACATGGAAAGCTTTGCTCGCATGCTTAATGTCCCAAATAGTGATAAAACGCATTTAGCGGAGGTCTTCCGTCTTTTCAATATTCTTCATTACGACCATGGAGGTGGGAATCTTTCCTGTTTTGTCGGGAAGGCCATCGCCTCTGGGCTGGAAGAAATGTACGGATCGATCTGTGGAGCAATGTGCGCTCTTGCAGGTCCCCGTCACGGAAAGGCAAACCAGGATTGTTTGACCTTTGTACGCAGTATTCTTGATGAGGTGGGAGAAAATGCTTCAGCCTCTGATGTGGAGAATTTGATCCGAAAACGACTTGAGGCTAAAGAGCTTGTTTTTGGATTTGGCCATGCTGTTCTCCGCGCTGAAGATGCTCGAGCGACAATTTTCTACGATTATGCTCAGGAGCACTTTGCCGATCACCCTCTTGTAAAGATCGCTATGCTTCTCCGAACAGAAGGGCTCAAAGTCTTGAAGGAAAATCCCAAGATCTCGAATCCCTATCCCAATGTTGACGCGATGTCAGGAACAATCCTAACTGCTGCTGGTTTCCCCCATCCTGAGTACTATACCGTGCTTTTCGGCCTGTCACGCTCCGTCGGAATTGCCATTCAGACTGTTTACGAAAGACTAGAAGCTAGAGGTGGTAAGGGGACTCCTATTGTTCGACCTCGCTACCTTTATAAGGGGCCTTAG
- a CDS encoding EVE domain-containing protein, with translation MRYWLIKSEPTTYSIDDLKRLKQDHWEGVRNYQARNFMRDEMRVGDLALFYHSNATPPGVVGVARVCREAHPDFFAWDPESKYFDPKSSPDNPRWMMVDVEFVEKFSRLIPLEELRGYPELEEMVLLQKGSRLSVQRATKAEFTFIRKLGVC, from the coding sequence ATGCGATACTGGCTAATCAAAAGTGAACCCACAACTTACTCGATTGATGACCTAAAGAGGTTGAAGCAAGATCATTGGGAAGGGGTGCGTAATTACCAAGCACGCAACTTTATGCGAGATGAAATGAGGGTGGGTGATTTAGCCCTTTTCTATCACTCGAATGCAACACCCCCTGGAGTGGTAGGAGTTGCAAGGGTGTGTAGAGAAGCCCACCCTGATTTCTTTGCTTGGGACCCCGAAAGTAAATATTTTGATCCAAAATCAAGCCCCGATAATCCTCGTTGGATGATGGTCGATGTAGAGTTTGTCGAAAAATTCTCTCGCCTAATTCCTCTAGAAGAGCTCAGGGGCTATCCAGAACTTGAAGAGATGGTTTTACTCCAAAAAGGATCCCGTCTATCCGTTCAAAGAGCTACAAAAGCAGAATTCACCTTCATCAGAAAATTAGGAGTATGTTAG
- a CDS encoding family 1 glycosylhydrolase, giving the protein MTTFRFSVEWSNIEPKKGEFNEKALNHYVHFCKRLAEEGVEPMITLHYFTHHLGVFRVCFRRLPSKSNKYCSFSNHSKKPTNGAL; this is encoded by the coding sequence ATGACAACCTTTCGTTTTTCTGTTGAGTGGAGCAATATTGAACCCAAGAAAGGGGAATTTAATGAGAAGGCGCTTAATCATTATGTCCATTTCTGCAAGAGACTTGCCGAAGAAGGAGTAGAGCCCATGATCACTCTCCATTATTTCACCCACCATCTTGGCGTTTTCAGGGTATGTTTTAGGAGACTTCCCTCCAAATCGAACAAATATTGCTCTTTCAGCAACCATTCTAAAAAACCTACTAATGGCGCATTGTGA
- a CDS encoding DMT family transporter, with the protein MSIFLVIFMYAAWSSVFSLGKMALESSPPVFLTGFRMVFAGIILLSWLFIKNRSSLKIGKKQIFPILALSIFSIYLTNVLEFWGLQHLTAAKTCFIYSLSPFFAAIFSYIHFGEKMNKKKLFGMLIGFAGFFPVLMMQTGDEGLLKAFSFFSWPELAIMGAALFSVYGWVLLRIIVKNQTLSPLYANGYSMLIGGSIAFVHSFFVDNWSPIPVAARHIAPFIQGIIIMTLVSNILCYNLYGFMLKKYTATFLSFMGLLSPIFASLNSWIILGEAPSWQILVSTSVVSLGLFVVYQAELKQGYIVKGSKELAKVEA; encoded by the coding sequence ATGTCGATATTCCTTGTCATTTTTATGTATGCTGCTTGGTCGAGCGTTTTCTCACTCGGGAAGATGGCGCTTGAGAGCAGTCCCCCTGTGTTTTTAACAGGCTTCCGCATGGTCTTTGCAGGAATTATCCTTCTCAGCTGGCTCTTCATTAAAAATCGTAGCAGTTTGAAAATTGGAAAAAAGCAAATTTTTCCCATCCTTGCCCTATCGATTTTTAGTATTTATTTAACAAATGTTTTAGAGTTTTGGGGGCTCCAGCATCTAACAGCTGCTAAAACTTGTTTTATCTATAGCCTCTCACCCTTTTTTGCGGCGATTTTCTCCTATATCCATTTTGGAGAAAAGATGAACAAGAAGAAGTTGTTTGGGATGCTTATTGGTTTTGCAGGATTCTTTCCAGTCTTGATGATGCAAACAGGCGATGAAGGACTTCTCAAAGCCTTCAGTTTCTTCTCGTGGCCTGAACTTGCAATTATGGGAGCAGCCCTCTTTTCGGTCTATGGGTGGGTGCTTCTCCGCATCATTGTTAAAAACCAAACCCTTTCCCCTCTTTACGCAAATGGATATAGCATGCTCATTGGAGGGTCCATAGCTTTTGTTCACTCTTTTTTTGTCGATAACTGGTCTCCAATACCTGTTGCAGCAAGGCATATTGCCCCCTTTATCCAGGGTATCATTATTATGACCCTTGTTTCAAACATCCTTTGCTATAACCTCTACGGGTTTATGCTCAAGAAATATACTGCAACTTTTCTCTCCTTTATGGGTCTTTTAAGCCCCATCTTCGCTTCACTCAATAGCTGGATTATTTTAGGAGAAGCCCCTTCATGGCAGATTCTAGTTTCCACTTCAGTCGTTTCCCTAGGACTCTTTGTCGTTTACCAAGCAGAGCTGAAACAAGGATACATTGTTAAGGGATCGAAAGAGCTTGCGAAAGTAGAGGCTTAA
- a CDS encoding tRNA-guanine transglycosylase has product MTPFKFEVLQQSKKSRAKVGRIHTPHGIIDTPSFVAIGTNGTLKALENEMVSSIGLQLMFCNTYHLLLQPGPDVIAKGGGIHRFINRKMPIITDSGGFQVFSLAYGGVADELKSKGIKKQSARISSSLSINFLLTTSEKRS; this is encoded by the coding sequence ATGACCCCGTTCAAGTTTGAAGTTCTTCAACAGTCAAAGAAGTCTCGCGCTAAGGTTGGACGGATTCATACACCTCATGGAATCATCGACACCCCTAGTTTTGTTGCTATAGGCACGAATGGAACATTGAAAGCGCTCGAAAATGAAATGGTAAGTTCAATTGGACTGCAGCTGATGTTTTGTAACACTTACCACTTGCTACTGCAACCAGGGCCAGACGTGATTGCCAAAGGCGGTGGCATCCACCGTTTTATTAACCGCAAGATGCCAATCATTACTGACTCTGGAGGATTTCAAGTTTTTAGCTTAGCCTATGGAGGGGTTGCAGACGAGCTAAAGAGCAAAGGAATAAAAAAGCAATCGGCGCGGATATCATCATCCCTTTCGATAAACTTCCTCCTTACCACATCGGAGAAAAGGAGCTAA
- the grxD gene encoding Grx4 family monothiol glutaredoxin translates to MGESKTVSTMQERIKKDIETHPVILFMKGSKLMPLCGFSGQVVEVLNGFGIAFETRNVLEDDELRQGIKTYSNWPTLPQLYIKGEFIGGCDIVMQLHEQGELEKLLKRL, encoded by the coding sequence ATGGGAGAAAGTAAAACCGTGAGTACAATGCAAGAAAGAATTAAAAAAGATATTGAGACGCACCCTGTGATTTTGTTTATGAAAGGTTCGAAACTCATGCCTCTCTGCGGTTTTTCTGGACAGGTTGTCGAGGTCTTAAACGGATTTGGAATTGCTTTTGAGACGCGTAATGTTCTCGAAGATGATGAACTTCGCCAGGGGATTAAAACCTATTCAAATTGGCCAACTCTTCCCCAACTGTATATCAAGGGAGAGTTCATTGGTGGCTGCGATATTGTCATGCAGCTACATGAACAGGGCGAACTCGAAAAACTCCTCAAGAGATTATAA
- a CDS encoding mechanosensitive ion channel family protein — protein sequence MEEQATEIADIFLHRGWLIPIAIIIALTLIAHFIVTRFYKRIYPRLEKTHLAWDSALLKSLIRPLKIIIWVLGLTFSVQLLAFHFEKDSLIDLFKPFRNFSFVVVSLWFTLRFIKNMEADYTREQRSNKKRYDKTTVRAICQISRVAAVMIAVLVYLQTRNVNISAVLAFGGAGGLIVGLAAKDLLANFFGGLMIYMDRPFSVGDWVKSPDREIEGYVENIGWRLTRIRTFERRPIYVPNGVFSTISVVNPSRMSHRRIKTRVGVRYDDAKSISAIVAEAEEMIRNHEGIDEKTFMMVRFDEFGPSSLNFLIYCFTKTTKWADYMLVQQDIYLKTIEIIESHGAECAFPTTTLHIPEGVALKQ from the coding sequence ATGGAAGAGCAAGCGACGGAGATCGCAGATATATTTCTGCACCGAGGGTGGCTTATTCCGATCGCAATTATTATCGCTCTGACCCTCATTGCCCATTTTATTGTTACCCGTTTTTACAAGCGCATTTATCCCAGGCTAGAAAAGACGCATCTGGCTTGGGACTCGGCGCTACTAAAGTCTTTAATCCGCCCTCTTAAAATTATCATCTGGGTGTTAGGCCTCACTTTTTCTGTGCAGCTATTGGCTTTTCATTTTGAGAAGGACAGTCTCATTGACCTGTTTAAGCCGTTCCGAAATTTTAGCTTTGTTGTTGTTAGCCTTTGGTTTACGTTAAGATTCATCAAGAATATGGAGGCCGATTACACACGCGAACAGCGGTCAAACAAAAAACGGTATGACAAAACAACCGTACGCGCAATTTGCCAGATTTCAAGAGTTGCTGCAGTGATGATTGCTGTATTGGTCTACTTACAAACACGAAATGTCAATATTTCCGCGGTTCTAGCCTTTGGTGGTGCGGGAGGTTTGATTGTCGGTTTGGCAGCAAAAGATCTCTTGGCAAACTTTTTTGGAGGTCTCATGATCTACATGGACCGCCCTTTTTCTGTTGGAGACTGGGTCAAATCTCCAGATAGAGAGATTGAAGGATATGTCGAAAATATTGGATGGCGACTCACACGCATTCGAACGTTCGAAAGGCGCCCTATTTATGTTCCAAATGGAGTGTTCTCAACAATCTCAGTCGTAAATCCCTCTCGAATGTCGCATAGGCGTATTAAAACACGGGTAGGCGTTCGCTATGATGATGCGAAAAGTATATCGGCAATCGTTGCCGAAGCAGAGGAAATGATCCGAAACCATGAAGGAATCGACGAGAAAACTTTTATGATGGTTCGCTTCGATGAGTTTGGTCCTTCGTCATTAAATTTCTTAATCTATTGTTTTACAAAGACAACCAAGTGGGCCGATTACATGCTCGTGCAGCAGGATATCTATTTGAAAACAATTGAAATTATTGAAAGCCACGGCGCAGAGTGCGCTTTTCCTACAACCACATTGCATATCCCTGAAGGGGTTGCACTCAAACAATGA
- a CDS encoding queuosine precursor transporter codes for MQRSLYSWIYFFDELDSSLLWKKVANQALGIVCFLLFLVIIMSQFQIRYISSKYDAMHSAFASILGYVPRIMFTSFVSALITQKNDMEFFRWIKKRLPKTPFFIPFALASLVTQFLDTVFFSFVALYGIVHSIKDIILISCIIKVVIIFTIAPFHSFC; via the coding sequence ATGCAGCGAAGTCTATACAGTTGGATCTATTTTTTCGATGAGCTTGATTCAAGTTTACTTTGGAAAAAGGTTGCGAATCAAGCGCTTGGAATTGTCTGTTTCCTCCTCTTTTTAGTCATTATTATGTCGCAATTTCAAATCCGCTATATCTCTTCAAAGTATGATGCCATGCACAGCGCTTTTGCCTCGATATTGGGATATGTCCCACGCATTATGTTCACCTCTTTTGTGTCCGCATTGATCACTCAAAAAAATGATATGGAATTTTTTAGATGGATCAAAAAAAGACTCCCCAAAACTCCATTTTTTATCCCGTTTGCTCTCGCCTCTTTAGTAACACAGTTTCTTGATACAGTCTTTTTCAGCTTTGTTGCGCTCTATGGGATTGTTCATAGCATTAAAGATATTATTTTGATAAGCTGCATTATCAAAGTGGTTATCATCTTTACAATTGCCCCCTTTCACTCTTTTTGTTAA